Proteins encoded in a region of the Metamycoplasma alkalescens genome:
- a CDS encoding MAG6410 family transglutaminase-related lipoprotein produces MKNLLKRLLKILSITSVSTLSIIATSCKFSNTISRQQISNKDSEKKVDEIFSNSNNHVDNKDINKHDSSNTTTTINKPSSSTASDQSTQTSYTIPNESYTIPTYNSSIELQEIDNKYLKETVQDFKPIITDRNKIKSMILNNSVSSNFYSHSQFGLQQDEITLDSIQNKTFQFKLIDKNTNKEVDNSKVKWYQRTFYPQDQVFEANHSNNLKELTFELKDNGVVNWIEKINSDGSKPEITQARIFAEYEGYLYSSVVKVISREMSTLLNNEDLAKKEAKRIVDYHKWKSLPTLERLKAAYEWIIANVKYDHDMNFANLSKNQNAHSALIELHTVCAGYSKGLKLLLEELNIPVKFSEGYSARVSLSDKHAWNQVQIDGDWYYLDSTSDTTIKKNDKDRLFFLNTADDFLKADKKDPETKQKRLRNLLFKNYVGNKDDVIALIDKNFDENNGKMNKLVLWTKRDISSPNYSHIHDALKERNLDNFVSRTNYIRQSKGYNIGIEYFFNYNSSYIKQIQVTTTKDNEASNAIKIEFNEEVKDLKPGNFNITNALIREVKHDDKTYTLYLDHFKSIGDVEVKLESIKRKDYKFILSGNNTFKFKTEIKEPKAEVKVLGDGKIEVKTDDKDLEYNFNNNDWQDLPENKIIDRITAGNLYIRFKNNSGLITSEIKTINIKKHNIYANQLKVIGRTIIGVDQTMEYKLKDSNNWISIDKNKLTVSTPGTYEIRVKSTNDGISSDSEIVVIH; encoded by the coding sequence ATGAAAAATCTTTTAAAACGTTTATTAAAAATATTATCTATAACATCTGTATCAACTCTTTCAATTATTGCTACAAGTTGTAAGTTTTCAAATACAATTAGTAGACAACAAATAAGTAATAAAGATTCAGAGAAAAAAGTAGATGAAATTTTTAGTAATTCAAATAATCATGTTGATAATAAAGATATTAACAAACATGATAGCTCTAATACAACTACAACCATAAATAAACCTAGTTCTTCTACTGCATCTGATCAAAGCACTCAAACATCATACACCATACCAAATGAAAGTTATACTATTCCTACATATAATTCAAGTATAGAACTTCAAGAAATAGATAATAAATATTTAAAAGAAACTGTTCAAGATTTTAAGCCTATAATCACTGATCGAAATAAGATTAAATCTATGATTCTAAATAATAGTGTTTCTTCAAATTTTTACTCTCATAGTCAATTTGGATTGCAACAAGATGAAATTACATTAGATTCTATTCAAAATAAAACTTTCCAATTTAAACTTATTGATAAAAATACAAATAAAGAAGTTGATAATAGTAAAGTTAAATGATACCAAAGAACATTCTACCCACAAGATCAAGTATTTGAGGCTAATCACTCAAATAATCTAAAAGAGCTTACTTTTGAATTAAAAGATAATGGAGTTGTAAATTGAATTGAAAAAATTAATTCAGATGGTTCAAAACCAGAAATAACACAAGCCAGAATTTTTGCTGAATATGAAGGATATTTATATTCAAGTGTTGTAAAAGTTATTTCACGGGAAATGAGTACTCTTTTAAATAATGAAGATCTTGCAAAAAAAGAAGCAAAAAGAATAGTAGATTACCATAAATGAAAATCACTTCCAACATTAGAAAGACTTAAAGCTGCTTATGAATGAATAATCGCTAACGTTAAATATGATCATGATATGAACTTTGCTAATCTTTCAAAAAATCAAAATGCTCATTCTGCATTAATTGAATTGCATACAGTATGTGCTGGTTATTCTAAAGGGTTAAAACTATTATTAGAAGAATTAAACATTCCGGTTAAATTTTCAGAAGGTTATAGTGCTAGAGTTAGCTTAAGTGATAAACATGCTTGAAACCAAGTTCAAATTGATGGAGATTGATACTATTTAGATTCAACTTCTGATACTACAATTAAGAAAAATGATAAGGATAGATTGTTCTTCTTAAACACTGCTGATGATTTTTTAAAAGCAGATAAAAAAGATCCAGAGACAAAACAAAAGCGTCTAAGAAACTTATTATTTAAAAACTATGTCGGGAATAAAGATGATGTTATAGCATTAATTGATAAAAACTTTGATGAAAATAATGGTAAGATGAATAAACTAGTTTTATGAACCAAACGTGATATTTCATCACCAAATTATTCACATATTCATGATGCTCTAAAAGAAAGAAATTTAGATAATTTTGTGTCACGTACAAATTATATTCGTCAATCTAAAGGTTATAACATTGGTATTGAATACTTCTTTAATTACAATTCTAGCTATATAAAACAAATTCAAGTAACAACAACTAAGGATAATGAAGCTTCCAATGCTATTAAAATAGAATTCAATGAAGAAGTAAAAGACCTAAAACCTGGAAACTTTAATATAACTAATGCACTTATTAGAGAAGTTAAACATGATGATAAAACATATACTTTATATTTAGATCATTTTAAATCAATTGGAGATGTTGAAGTAAAACTAGAATCTATCAAGAGAAAAGATTATAAATTCATTTTATCTGGCAATAATACTTTTAAATTTAAAACTGAAATTAAAGAACCAAAAGCAGAAGTCAAAGTTCTTGGTGATGGAAAAATTGAAGTCAAAACAGATGATAAAGATTTAGAGTATAACTTTAATAACAATGATTGACAAGATCTTCCAGAAAATAAAATAATTGATAGAATAACTGCTGGAAATCTATATATAAGATTTAAAAATAATAGTGGTTTAATAACTTCTGAAATAAAAACAATCAATATTAAAAAACATAATATATATGCAAATCAATTGAAAGTAATTGGTAGAACAATTATTGGTGTTGATCAAACTATGGAATATAAATTAAAAGACTCTAATAATTGAATTAGTATTGATAAAAATAAACTTACAGTTTCTACTCCTGGAACTTATGAAATAAGAGTTAAGTCAACTAATGATGGTATATCATCAGATTCAGAAATAGTAGTAATTCACTAA
- a CDS encoding variable surface lipoprotein produces the protein MKKTKKILLSLGLVVSAMSIPVVAASCKQQKAKNEDNKQENKKEEKNKEIQQNKIALEKYKQKIAKEIKNLEEAIIKVKGTKFNEAKFKKFMNKKPDSLKQMEQSVYLQYKEDLLEINAENFKYLVLWAEEEIKEFISHLNEELNELLKEKNDIKETDNNHEYINELVTELLDVFSEISDFSV, from the coding sequence ATGAAGAAAACAAAAAAGATCTTATTGTCACTAGGTTTAGTAGTATCTGCAATGTCAATTCCAGTAGTAGCTGCATCATGTAAGCAACAAAAAGCTAAAAATGAAGATAATAAACAAGAAAATAAAAAAGAAGAAAAAAATAAAGAAATACAACAAAACAAAATTGCTCTAGAAAAATATAAGCAAAAAATTGCTAAGGAAATAAAAAATTTAGAAGAAGCAATTATAAAAGTAAAAGGCACAAAATTTAATGAGGCTAAGTTTAAAAAATTTATGAACAAAAAACCAGATAGTCTCAAGCAAATGGAGCAATCAGTTTACTTACAATACAAAGAAGATTTATTAGAAATAAATGCAGAAAACTTTAAATATCTAGTGCTATGAGCAGAAGAAGAGATAAAGGAATTTATAAGTCATCTAAATGAAGAATTAAATGAGTTATTAAAAGAAAAAAATGATATTAAAGAAACAGATAATAATCATGAATATATTAATGAGTTAGTTACTGAGCTACTTGATGTATTTAGTGAAATCTCTGATTTTAGTGTCTAA
- a CDS encoding variable surface lipoprotein: MKKINKIFITLASIVSISSLPIVAAACDEKKTEEGAGANSGTKDQEDQTLPKDQKEQTPQKDQSNQTPPKNQKEQTPQKDQSNQTPPKNQKEQNTKKYRLPGLKDFLDKNNNKLFELVDKTSADEELNKLANEGALRIDNGKIKHHKDKGRGKNKKSRSRSSYKDVEHLKLNSKFGESNKVNTHGKNNENIGYNLGGNKKGIKISKEDNKIVLEWQLYFEDGTKDNKIYKQEIDLN; this comes from the coding sequence ATGAAAAAAATAAATAAGATATTTATAACTTTAGCTTCAATAGTATCAATTTCATCTCTACCAATAGTCGCTGCTGCATGTGATGAAAAGAAAACAGAAGAAGGTGCGGGAGCAAACTCAGGCACAAAAGACCAAGAAGACCAAACTCTTCCAAAAGACCAAAAGGAACAAACTCCTCAAAAGGACCAAAGCAACCAAACTCCTCCAAAAAACCAAAAGGAACAAACTCCTCAAAAGGACCAAAGCAACCAAACTCCTCCAAAAAACCAAAAGGAACAAAATACAAAAAAATATAGATTGCCTGGACTAAAGGATTTTTTAGATAAAAATAATAATAAACTTTTTGAATTAGTTGATAAAACTAGTGCAGATGAAGAACTAAATAAGTTAGCAAATGAAGGTGCTCTAAGAATAGATAATGGTAAGATTAAACACCATAAAGACAAAGGTAGAGGTAAAAATAAAAAAAGTAGAAGTAGAAGTTCTTATAAAGATGTAGAACATCTAAAACTTAACTCTAAATTTGGCGAAAGCAATAAAGTTAATACACATGGCAAAAATAATGAAAACATTGGCTATAATTTAGGTGGCAATAAAAAAGGTATCAAAATTAGTAAAGAAGATAACAAAATTGTGCTTGAATGGCAACTATATTTTGAAGATGGTACTAAGGACAATAAAATTTACAAACAAGAAATAGATTTAAACTAG
- the dnaE gene encoding DNA polymerase III subunit alpha has translation MKLLNLHLNTTFSFLESTISVDEAIKKAKEEQVEYLVFSEKNHFFSLAEANLKCIKNGIKPIFGLDVFLTVDNEEYQFNLFAKNSAAFDNLKLLSYYLLDDKKISLNEIFENYKDIIVIENPNLSYYKKQKKEILNPNYYIGIDINEIKEYENLLQKNKQVLIFNNFNTLDFQDFSILELLNKISNKNNFLKLQTPLFFNYEKEDDLTMQLILQTNEFIKNLYFPFLKKEYQLLSYENNENLNSKDYLKFLLVKKIKSSNELENLFNQIEYKNRLKKELEIINLLNFEDYFLIIQDWVNWAKNHDISIGPGRGSSAGSLISFVLGITEIDPIKYGLIFERFLNPKRISMPDIDIDVQDDKRMEIINYLINKYGYERVNNIVTFSTLGKKSAIRDILRAYNINPIKINQISKLIPSNEDTLIEEVNKNLTLNKELEQLNPHDSTFKNKIINQTTRISGFYRQIGTHAAGIVIAKNPTIELIPISKNPDNFLQTQISMEYLEYFGLIKMDILGLKTLTTIKEIEAHIKKNTQQIIDWNVIGYFDKKTFALLSSGNTAGVFQVESPIMIKALKEIKVDTFNDIAAVISLNRPGPMAYVSNYAKRKAKKEEIPKISKEYDDILNETYGIIIYQEQIMQIAQKIANMSFEEADLLRKIISKKQANEMLAIKKDFIERASKNNYDKKVVEEIFNNIERFADYGFNKSHAIAYSMLTFKMAYLKANYPLEFFASCISSANGAQTTIAKYVNEARKMGIEIITPNINKSYEHATIEKNQIILPLGLIKGIGPEIVKLIVENRNNVGEYKNFLHCFFNLSKIKSFGKAALETLIKANALRDFNLSQATMLKEIDPKSDSSIFIKQNLPKNPQEILDKLLDFEPENDEIDNEDELRKNEIELLGQNYSFIPTLKYEKQNQRLIDTRIGNEYILIAECTDVLEKISKYKKPYQQLYFQDSSLRVVSYMYKIDPELKNLKNKLVQIKFIKKTENEIILKEWKVIK, from the coding sequence CCACTTTTTTAGTTTAGCTGAAGCAAATTTAAAATGTATTAAAAATGGAATTAAACCGATTTTTGGTTTAGATGTATTTTTAACTGTTGATAATGAAGAATATCAATTTAACTTATTTGCAAAAAATAGTGCCGCTTTTGATAATCTAAAATTGCTTTCTTATTATTTATTAGATGATAAAAAGATTTCATTGAATGAAATTTTTGAAAATTATAAAGATATTATTGTCATTGAAAACCCAAATTTAAGTTATTACAAAAAACAAAAAAAAGAAATATTAAATCCTAATTACTATATTGGAATTGATATTAATGAAATTAAGGAATATGAGAATTTATTACAAAAAAATAAACAAGTTTTAATTTTTAATAATTTCAATACTTTAGATTTCCAAGATTTTTCAATTTTAGAATTATTAAACAAAATTAGTAACAAAAATAATTTCTTAAAATTACAAACACCACTTTTTTTTAATTACGAAAAAGAAGATGATTTAACCATGCAATTAATTTTGCAAACAAATGAATTTATTAAGAATTTATATTTTCCTTTTTTAAAAAAAGAGTATCAGCTTCTATCATATGAAAACAATGAAAATTTAAATTCCAAAGATTATTTGAAATTTTTATTAGTAAAAAAAATTAAAAGTTCAAATGAACTTGAAAATTTATTTAATCAAATTGAATATAAAAATCGATTAAAAAAAGAACTTGAAATTATTAATTTATTAAACTTTGAAGATTATTTTTTAATTATCCAAGATTGAGTCAATTGAGCAAAAAATCACGATATCTCAATTGGTCCTGGAAGGGGGTCATCAGCTGGATCATTAATTTCATTTGTTTTAGGAATTACTGAAATTGATCCAATTAAATATGGTTTGATTTTTGAAAGATTTTTGAATCCAAAAAGAATATCAATGCCAGATATTGACATTGATGTACAAGATGACAAAAGAATGGAAATTATTAACTATTTAATTAATAAATATGGTTATGAAAGAGTGAATAATATTGTCACTTTTTCAACACTAGGAAAAAAATCAGCAATTAGAGATATTTTAAGAGCATATAACATTAATCCGATAAAAATTAATCAGATTTCTAAACTTATTCCTTCGAATGAAGATACATTAATTGAAGAAGTAAATAAAAATTTAACTTTAAATAAAGAATTAGAACAATTAAATCCGCATGATTCAACTTTTAAAAATAAAATCATTAACCAAACAACAAGAATTTCTGGATTTTATCGTCAAATTGGTACACATGCAGCTGGAATTGTAATAGCAAAAAATCCAACTATTGAATTAATTCCAATTTCTAAAAACCCTGATAATTTCTTGCAAACACAAATAAGCATGGAATATTTAGAATATTTTGGTTTAATCAAAATGGATATTTTAGGACTTAAAACATTAACAACGATTAAAGAAATTGAGGCACATATTAAAAAAAATACACAACAAATAATCGATTGAAATGTAATTGGATATTTTGACAAAAAAACTTTTGCATTACTTTCATCAGGAAACACAGCTGGTGTTTTCCAAGTTGAAAGTCCAATTATGATTAAAGCATTAAAAGAAATTAAGGTGGATACTTTTAATGATATTGCTGCTGTTATTTCCCTAAATCGCCCAGGACCAATGGCGTATGTTTCAAATTATGCAAAAAGAAAAGCTAAAAAAGAAGAAATTCCAAAAATTTCAAAAGAATACGATGATATTTTGAACGAAACATATGGGATTATTATTTATCAAGAACAAATCATGCAAATTGCCCAAAAAATTGCAAATATGTCATTTGAAGAAGCAGATCTATTAAGAAAAATCATTTCAAAAAAACAAGCAAATGAAATGCTTGCGATTAAAAAAGATTTTATTGAAAGAGCTTCAAAAAACAATTATGACAAAAAAGTTGTTGAAGAAATTTTTAATAATATTGAAAGATTTGCTGATTATGGTTTTAATAAATCACATGCAATCGCTTATTCCATGTTAACTTTTAAAATGGCATATTTGAAAGCAAATTATCCATTAGAATTTTTTGCTTCTTGCATTTCTTCGGCAAATGGTGCGCAAACTACGATTGCTAAATATGTCAATGAAGCAAGAAAAATGGGTATTGAAATTATTACGCCAAATATTAATAAATCATATGAACATGCAACAATTGAAAAAAATCAAATTATTTTACCCCTTGGTTTAATTAAAGGCATTGGTCCAGAAATTGTAAAATTAATTGTTGAAAATCGGAATAATGTTGGGGAATATAAAAACTTTTTACATTGCTTTTTTAACTTATCAAAAATTAAATCATTTGGTAAAGCCGCACTTGAAACATTAATTAAAGCAAATGCCTTAAGAGATTTTAATTTAAGTCAAGCAACAATGCTTAAAGAAATTGATCCAAAATCAGATTCAAGTATTTTTATTAAACAAAATTTACCAAAAAATCCTCAGGAAATTTTAGATAAACTCCTAGATTTTGAACCTGAAAATGATGAAATTGACAATGAGGATGAACTTCGGAAAAATGAAATTGAATTATTAGGTCAAAACTATAGTTTTATTCCAACCCTTAAATATGAAAAGCAAAATCAAAGATTAATTGATACAAGAATCGGAAATGAATATATATTAATTGCTGAATGTACTGATGTGCTTGAAAAAATTAGTAAATACAAAAAACCATATCAACAACTATATTTTCAAGATTCAAGTTTACGTGTTGTTTCATATATGTATAAAATTGATCCTGAATTAAAAAATTTAAAAAATAAACTTGTTCAAATTAAATTTATTAAAAAAACTGAAAATGAAATTATTTTAAAAGAATGAAAGGTTATTAAATAA
- a CDS encoding 5'-3' exonuclease, with protein sequence MEDKILIIDGTYLAYRSYYALNKSQIVLVNDQGIETNTIVLFFSTLFNLIKENKPTHLLIAFDAKEETFRHKIYQAYKEGRIKMPKEFYDQMDLIKKLLSYLKIRNVEKNGYEADDIIAKICAKYPQTNKIIFSADQDLNQLIDAKTSIIKKIKNAYTFLTKDNFKEIYFIEPNQVIDYKAIIGDSSDNFLGIKGIGPKTAAKLLSEYQTLENIYANLNSLKNTIANKFEEYKNIVFRNQEIAKLVTDFEIANIEKNDLDITKINLSIEALKIIEQYQLNSIKNQILKLKK encoded by the coding sequence ATGGAGGATAAAATTTTAATTATTGATGGTACTTATTTAGCATACCGTTCATATTATGCTCTAAATAAAAGTCAAATTGTTTTAGTTAATGACCAAGGGATTGAAACTAACACAATTGTTTTATTTTTTTCAACTTTATTTAATTTAATTAAAGAAAATAAACCAACGCATTTATTAATTGCTTTTGATGCCAAAGAAGAAACTTTTCGACATAAAATTTATCAAGCCTATAAAGAAGGGCGAATTAAAATGCCAAAAGAATTTTATGACCAAATGGATTTGATTAAAAAGTTACTTTCTTATCTAAAGATTCGTAATGTTGAAAAAAATGGTTATGAAGCAGATGACATTATTGCTAAAATATGTGCAAAATATCCCCAAACAAATAAAATAATTTTTTCAGCTGACCAAGATTTAAATCAATTAATTGATGCCAAAACAAGTATTATTAAGAAAATAAAAAATGCCTATACTTTTTTGACAAAAGATAATTTCAAAGAAATTTATTTCATCGAACCAAACCAAGTAATTGATTATAAAGCAATCATTGGGGACAGTAGTGATAATTTTCTAGGTATTAAAGGCATTGGACCTAAAACAGCAGCAAAATTATTGTCCGAATACCAAACACTGGAAAATATTTATGCCAACTTGAATTCCTTAAAAAATACAATTGCAAACAAATTTGAAGAGTATAAAAATATTGTTTTTAGAAATCAAGAAATAGCTAAACTTGTAACTGATTTTGAAATTGCAAATATTGAAAAAAATGATTTGGATATAACGAAAATTAATTTAAGCATCGAAGCCTTAAAAATTATTGAGCAATATCAATTAAATTCAATCAAAAATCAGATTTTGAAACTAAAAAAATAA
- a CDS encoding BspA family leucine-rich repeat surface protein: protein MKKSLLLIGGLTAVTVVPISITTTLLIKKNKQQNINQNKIEKLQDELKLLQSQIVNLEKDKTQMAQYADSLIYGFDIENYQLESLEAMLKLKAKFHELNSYVDELKNQISIKKQNVAELEKEIKRLRNELNHERNAIRFEIQRLVTDEWANMKDEILQSHKVSDIVKHLNKRIKFTKLPYLIKTDSDKTIKSLKDATKNLILSFDGLDFELTLELKDVSFHLDSIEHEYEDSQETICKIIGYYKDESGKIAIKPFAKSTKKVPTRLPWFIESLKAAFKENKSSNIENLNEWNTSNVTDMSMMFEASKINQPIRFDTRNVITMYSMFYEAKHFNSPLNFDTRNVQNMKAMFYDALEFDQELKFNTKNVTDMSLMFSGASKFNKPLNFDTKNVKKMNSMFWGTNEFNQPINFNTQNVEDMEQMFSHAKAFNQILNFDTQNVTNMRGLLELAENFNSNLNFSDTQNVTTMEMMFNGAINFNKPINLNTKKVTNMKFMFNNAYKFNSPIKFDTNNVTNMYGMFYGALEFNQPLNFDTSNVENMGNMFYNAKKFNSELKFSNTKNVKDMSGMFCYAEAFNQPLDFDTRNLENIKWMFYDAKSFNSKLNFIDTSKIKNMQGAFQKASKFNQDISNWNIQAVTDFSNMFEGANAFKQDLSKWKSNPNWE from the coding sequence ATGAAAAAAAGTTTATTACTAATAGGCGGACTAACAGCTGTGACTGTAGTTCCTATTTCCATAACAACAACATTGCTTATTAAAAAAAATAAGCAGCAAAATATTAATCAAAATAAGATTGAAAAATTACAAGATGAGCTTAAATTGCTACAAAGTCAGATAGTCAATTTAGAAAAAGATAAAACACAAATGGCTCAGTATGCAGATTCACTAATTTATGGCTTTGATATAGAAAATTATCAGTTAGAAAGTCTGGAAGCAATGCTAAAATTGAAAGCTAAATTTCATGAATTGAATTCTTATGTTGATGAACTTAAAAATCAAATTAGTATTAAAAAACAAAATGTAGCAGAATTAGAAAAAGAAATTAAAAGATTACGTAATGAATTAAATCATGAACGTAATGCTATCAGGTTTGAAATTCAAAGGCTAGTAACTGATGAATGAGCTAATATGAAGGATGAGATTTTACAAAGTCATAAAGTTAGTGATATTGTGAAACATCTAAATAAAAGAATTAAATTTACTAAATTACCATATCTAATAAAAACTGATTCAGATAAAACAATTAAGTCTTTAAAAGATGCCACTAAAAACCTTATTTTAAGTTTTGATGGTTTAGATTTTGAACTAACACTAGAATTAAAAGATGTAAGCTTTCATCTAGACTCAATTGAGCATGAATATGAAGATAGTCAAGAAACTATTTGTAAAATAATTGGTTATTATAAAGATGAGTCTGGCAAAATAGCTATTAAACCTTTTGCAAAATCAACTAAGAAGGTTCCTACTAGATTGCCTTGATTTATAGAGTCATTAAAAGCAGCATTTAAAGAAAATAAATCATCAAACATAGAAAATCTTAATGAATGAAATACATCAAATGTTACAGATATGAGTATGATGTTTGAAGCAAGCAAAATTAATCAACCAATAAGATTTGATACAAGAAACGTTATTACTATGTATTCAATGTTTTATGAAGCAAAACATTTTAATTCCCCACTTAACTTTGATACAAGAAATGTGCAAAACATGAAGGCTATGTTTTATGATGCACTCGAATTTGACCAAGAACTAAAATTTAATACTAAAAATGTTACAGATATGTCTTTAATGTTTAGCGGGGCAAGTAAATTCAATAAACCGCTCAACTTTGATACAAAGAATGTTAAAAAAATGAACTCAATGTTTTGAGGAACAAATGAATTTAATCAACCGATTAACTTTAATACACAAAATGTTGAAGACATGGAACAAATGTTCTCTCATGCAAAAGCATTTAATCAAATATTAAATTTTGATACACAAAATGTAACAAATATGAGAGGATTACTTGAATTAGCAGAGAACTTTAACTCTAATTTAAACTTTTCTGATACGCAAAATGTTACCACTATGGAAATGATGTTTAATGGAGCTATAAACTTTAACAAACCAATAAATCTCAATACAAAAAAAGTAACAAATATGAAATTTATGTTTAATAATGCATATAAATTTAACTCGCCTATTAAATTTGATACAAATAATGTTACTAATATGTATGGTATGTTCTATGGAGCGCTTGAGTTTAATCAACCACTTAACTTTGATACAAGTAATGTTGAAAATATGGGCAATATGTTTTATAATGCAAAGAAATTCAACTCAGAGCTTAAATTTAGTAATACAAAAAATGTAAAAGATATGAGTGGTATGTTTTGTTATGCAGAAGCCTTTAATCAACCACTTGACTTTGATACAAGAAATTTAGAAAATATAAAATGAATGTTTTATGACGCAAAAAGTTTTAATTCAAAACTTAATTTTATAGATACAAGCAAAATTAAAAATATGCAAGGTGCATTTCAAAAAGCAAGTAAATTTAACCAAGATATTAGTAACTGAAATATTCAAGCAGTAACTGACTTTTCAAATATGTTTGAAGGCGCTAATGCCTTTAAACAAGACCTTTCTAAATGAAAAAGTAATCCGAATTGAGAATAA